In the genome of Solibacillus silvestris, one region contains:
- a CDS encoding o-succinylbenzoate synthase: MKITEITIRHLQMKLKAPFTTSFGTFTNRDFLLLEAKDEQGTIGWGESVAFHSPWYNEETLKTNWHMLEDYLIPLILNKEINHPDEVSAIFEPIRKNNMAKSTIEGAIWDIYAQQTNQTLAAALGGTKDQIEVGISIGIQNSIDELVALVDEYVRDGYKRIKVKIKPGWDVEVMRTLREKFPDVAIMADANSAYRLEDAPLLKQLDEFNLTMVEQPLASDDIIDHATLQKQMTTPICLDESIHSLEDARKAIEIGATKIINIKIGRVGGLTEAKKIHDYCESMGIPVWCGGMLESGVGRAHNVALTTLSNFILPGDTASSNRYWEKDIIEPEVVAENGYIQVPQTAGIGYAINRETVESYTVEKKTYN; encoded by the coding sequence ATGAAAATTACCGAAATTACAATTAGGCATTTACAAATGAAACTAAAGGCACCTTTCACAACAAGCTTTGGTACCTTCACAAATAGAGATTTTTTATTACTTGAAGCAAAAGATGAACAAGGTACAATCGGCTGGGGTGAATCTGTAGCTTTCCACTCACCATGGTATAACGAAGAAACGTTAAAAACAAACTGGCATATGCTGGAGGATTATTTGATTCCGTTAATCTTAAATAAAGAGATTAATCATCCAGATGAAGTAAGTGCTATTTTTGAGCCAATCCGTAAAAATAATATGGCGAAATCAACAATTGAAGGCGCAATTTGGGATATTTATGCCCAGCAAACGAATCAAACATTAGCAGCTGCACTAGGCGGTACAAAGGATCAAATCGAGGTAGGAATTAGTATTGGGATCCAAAATTCGATCGATGAATTAGTCGCTTTAGTAGATGAATATGTGCGTGACGGTTATAAGCGGATCAAAGTAAAAATCAAGCCAGGCTGGGATGTAGAAGTGATGCGTACACTACGTGAAAAATTCCCGGATGTGGCGATTATGGCAGATGCCAACTCTGCTTACCGTCTAGAAGATGCGCCACTATTAAAGCAGCTTGATGAATTTAACTTAACAATGGTGGAACAGCCGTTAGCTTCGGATGATATTATCGATCATGCAACACTGCAAAAACAAATGACAACACCGATTTGCTTGGATGAAAGCATTCACTCATTAGAGGATGCACGTAAAGCAATCGAAATCGGTGCAACAAAAATTATTAATATTAAAATTGGTCGTGTCGGTGGCTTAACAGAAGCGAAGAAAATTCATGACTATTGCGAATCAATGGGTATCCCGGTATGGTGTGGCGGCATGCTGGAGTCGGGTGTGGGACGTGCACATAATGTAGCACTGACAACTTTATCGAACTTTATTCTGCCAGGGGATACAGCAAGCTCGAATCGCTACTGGGAAAAGGACATTATCGAGCCTGAGGTAGTGGCGGAAAATGGTTATATCCAGGTTCCGCAAACAGCTGGCATCGGCTATGCGATCAATCGTGAAACAGTGGAATCTTATACGGTCGAAAAGAAAACATATAACTAA
- a CDS encoding GCN5 family acetyltransferase — MILIKELTTLEEMQQVQVLEQQIWQTSPLPTHQTLTAVKHGGIMVGAYEGEKLIGFSYGFAALNNGKTYLCSHMLGIDEAYRSQKVGEKLKDAQREIAIQKGYDLMVWTFDPLETRNGYLNLTKLNGICYTYLENCYGEMQDGFNKGLPSDRFEVHWHLTSDYVAQSIQPDIENPEPLGEMVWEQDNLCRIKFHKVDFTKPVYTLPVPKDFQQLKASSQLHAMHWRLAVRETCQALFAAGYAAVRLQQQETRNEYIFVRKDTLALGGSKHENYRNYN; from the coding sequence ATGATTTTAATAAAAGAACTAACGACACTAGAGGAAATGCAACAGGTGCAAGTGCTGGAGCAGCAAATATGGCAAACATCCCCTCTGCCGACACATCAAACATTAACAGCGGTCAAGCATGGTGGCATTATGGTTGGGGCCTATGAAGGCGAAAAACTAATCGGCTTTAGCTACGGCTTTGCGGCACTCAACAATGGCAAAACCTATTTATGCTCGCATATGCTTGGCATTGATGAAGCCTATCGTTCTCAAAAAGTTGGCGAAAAGTTGAAAGATGCGCAGCGAGAAATCGCCATTCAAAAAGGCTATGACCTGATGGTATGGACATTTGATCCACTGGAAACACGCAATGGGTACTTAAACTTAACGAAGCTGAACGGCATTTGTTATACGTACCTGGAAAACTGCTACGGCGAAATGCAGGATGGTTTTAATAAAGGGTTACCATCAGATCGTTTTGAGGTGCACTGGCATTTAACGTCTGATTATGTAGCACAGTCTATCCAACCCGATATCGAAAATCCGGAACCGCTTGGGGAAATGGTTTGGGAGCAGGACAATTTATGCAGGATCAAGTTTCATAAGGTAGATTTCACGAAGCCTGTTTATACATTACCTGTTCCAAAAGATTTCCAACAATTAAAGGCGTCGAGTCAGCTGCATGCGATGCACTGGCGATTAGCTGTGCGAGAAACTTGCCAGGCATTATTTGCTGCCGGCTACGCAGCTGTTCGCTTGCAGCAGCAGGAAACGAGGAATGAATATATTTTTGTACGAAAAGACACATTAGCACTTGGAGGCAGCAAACATGAAAATTACCGAAATTACAATTAG
- a CDS encoding amidohydrolase, with product MELSCMEKSLNEIFEHLHHHPEVSWQEVETTQFIVEQLTQAGLTPVLFEGMTGLYVDIGPGIPKVGFRTDIDALWQEVDGVFKANHSCGHDGHMTMALGVAFALQKMHLPSAVRIIFQPAEEKAAGAKAIAERGVVDPLQFLFGTHVRPLVELAEGYHAPALYHGAAKLINGTITGIEAHGARPEQGINVIEVAAALVDALKRIWIKPEESASIKMTQIQAGGVSTNIIPGTATFSLDVRAQTNDTMDALTRGLQKAIDAVSALYGAAITTTIGAHIAAAQVDEEAKAIMRQAIIETVGTAYCAPDIVTPGGEDFHFYAYTKPHLKTTMLGLGCGVTPGLHHPQMTFNQNQLETGVEIIKRALLGALQHLERSDQI from the coding sequence ATGGAGTTGAGTTGTATGGAGAAAAGTTTAAACGAAATATTTGAGCATTTACATCATCATCCTGAAGTAAGTTGGCAGGAGGTAGAAACGACACAATTTATTGTAGAGCAGCTCACACAAGCAGGACTGACACCCGTATTATTCGAAGGAATGACGGGCTTGTATGTAGATATTGGTCCAGGTATTCCGAAAGTCGGCTTCCGCACAGATATCGACGCCTTATGGCAGGAAGTAGATGGAGTCTTTAAGGCCAATCACTCCTGTGGGCATGATGGACATATGACGATGGCACTCGGTGTGGCCTTTGCCTTGCAAAAAATGCATCTACCAAGTGCGGTACGGATTATATTCCAACCAGCAGAGGAAAAGGCAGCTGGTGCGAAGGCGATTGCGGAGCGCGGCGTCGTCGATCCGTTGCAGTTTTTATTTGGCACCCATGTACGTCCGCTTGTGGAACTGGCAGAAGGTTATCATGCACCAGCGCTCTATCATGGGGCAGCAAAACTCATTAACGGCACCATTACTGGGATCGAAGCACATGGCGCAAGACCAGAGCAGGGAATAAACGTAATTGAAGTAGCAGCCGCACTAGTCGATGCGCTAAAACGTATATGGATTAAACCTGAGGAAAGCGCCTCAATAAAAATGACCCAAATTCAAGCAGGCGGTGTATCGACAAATATCATTCCAGGCACCGCGACATTCAGTTTAGATGTGCGTGCACAGACGAATGACACAATGGATGCGCTCACAAGGGGCTTACAAAAGGCCATTGATGCTGTCAGTGCATTGTACGGAGCAGCTATTACGACAACGATTGGTGCTCATATTGCGGCAGCACAGGTCGATGAAGAAGCAAAAGCTATTATGCGACAGGCGATTATTGAAACGGTAGGAACCGCGTATTGCGCACCGGATATCGTGACACCGGGAGGCGAGGATTTTCATTTTTATGCGTATACGAAGCCCCATTTAAAAACGACGATGCTCGGCTTAGGCTGTGGCGTCACACCGGGTTTACATCATCCGCAAATGACCTTTAATCAAAATCAGCTTGAGACAGGAGTAGAAATAATTAAACGGGCATTACTTGGCGCGTTACAGCATTTAGAAAGAAGCGATCAGATATGA
- a CDS encoding transcriptional regulator — MGVKASTITERIEAHFDQLSKAQKKVAQFVLKNPTYVGVHSASEVGISAGTSETTVIRFCYAIGLAGYAQLQKEVTMFVFGKNTNSTLGNYVASKEALFHEPQLAEKVMGQVSNQIINIAQQIDPDQFQDVTRRMHQASTIYLIGAGASQFAGQWLKFTLNILRPNVQAVESHTGALIRTLQEMDEDALVIVVSLHRYYKESIALAKMFHEQGAYTVAMTDSNVAPIIPHADTTFVLQQTELSTIDMMPALIAFMNTLVVGMVSHDQAYYEQQREKFDDFQNSFLADRWS, encoded by the coding sequence TTGGGTGTTAAAGCAAGCACGATTACCGAGCGGATTGAGGCGCATTTTGATCAGCTTTCGAAAGCGCAGAAAAAGGTAGCGCAATTTGTATTGAAAAACCCAACTTATGTTGGGGTGCACTCGGCTAGTGAAGTAGGTATTAGTGCAGGCACAAGTGAAACAACGGTAATCCGATTTTGCTACGCGATTGGCTTGGCGGGTTATGCACAGCTCCAAAAGGAAGTCACGATGTTCGTTTTTGGCAAGAATACGAATAGTACGTTAGGCAATTATGTGGCATCAAAGGAAGCATTATTTCATGAGCCGCAGCTTGCAGAAAAGGTCATGGGACAGGTAAGTAATCAAATTATTAATATTGCCCAACAAATCGACCCAGACCAATTCCAAGATGTCACAAGACGTATGCATCAAGCATCGACGATCTATTTAATCGGTGCGGGTGCTTCCCAATTTGCAGGACAGTGGCTGAAGTTCACATTAAATATTTTACGTCCGAATGTACAAGCCGTTGAGTCACATACAGGTGCGCTGATCCGCACATTGCAGGAGATGGATGAAGATGCATTGGTCATCGTCGTATCGTTGCATCGTTATTATAAGGAATCGATTGCATTAGCGAAAATGTTTCATGAGCAGGGGGCCTATACGGTGGCGATGACGGATTCCAATGTGGCACCGATTATCCCTCATGCAGATACTACCTTTGTGTTACAGCAAACGGAGCTTTCGACGATTGATATGATGCCGGCATTGATTGCTTTTATGAATACACTCGTCGTGGGCATGGTGTCGCATGATCAGGCGTATTATGAGCAACAACGCGAAAAGTTTGATGATTTTCAAAATAGTTTTTTAGCAGATCGATGGAGTTGA
- a CDS encoding damage-inducible protein DinB, producing MLNFFEYNWQVRDEWFDWCYQLSIEELKKERTGGVGSILYTLFHIIDVEYSWFRGIQGKEDIVVEFADYDTPEKVKALSDRLRNEIAEFLSKDIDEFKNKVVYVPWDENKYTVEEILHHIIAHEIHHIGQLSIWSRELELNPVPANFIGRRFNSIHSY from the coding sequence TTGTTAAATTTTTTTGAATATAACTGGCAGGTAAGAGACGAATGGTTTGATTGGTGTTACCAGCTATCGATTGAGGAATTGAAGAAAGAAAGAACTGGTGGAGTAGGGAGTATATTATATACTCTTTTTCACATTATTGATGTTGAATACAGTTGGTTTCGTGGTATTCAAGGCAAAGAAGACATAGTAGTCGAATTTGCTGATTATGATACGCCTGAAAAGGTTAAGGCTCTTTCTGATAGATTGCGAAATGAAATAGCAGAATTTCTAAGTAAAGATATAGATGAATTTAAAAATAAAGTTGTATATGTACCTTGGGATGAAAATAAATATACCGTTGAGGAAATATTACACCATATAATTGCCCATGAAATTCACCACATTGGTCAACTCTCTATTTGGTCAAGAGAATTAGAACTCAACCCCGTACCTGCTAACTTTATTGGAAGAAGGTTTAATTCTATTCATTCTTATTAA
- a CDS encoding Fe3+-siderophore ABC transporter permease: MMQILLVILIWVLPIILLRNAYFKMDKEEQQKVKSVFKQPLALFCVGLLVIGYLLSFSGIFLAIALVLHIGVTMVFIGWFTSIIVGWKIGKLNLMKSAVFILLGVLGIVVYVVIIT; encoded by the coding sequence ATGATGCAGATTTTATTAGTTATTTTAATATGGGTTTTACCGATTATCCTTCTTAGAAATGCATACTTTAAAATGGATAAGGAAGAACAACAGAAAGTTAAAAGTGTGTTTAAACAACCTTTAGCACTTTTTTGTGTAGGATTACTAGTTATAGGTTATTTATTGTCTTTTTCGGGGATTTTTTTAGCTATTGCATTGGTGTTGCATATCGGTGTAACGATGGTATTTATCGGCTGGTTTACGTCAATTATCGTAGGCTGGAAAATAGGGAAATTGAATCTTATGAAAAGTGCTGTATTTATTTTGTTAGGGGTTTTAGGAATAGTCGTTTATGTGGTTATCATTACATAA
- a CDS encoding cytoplasmic protein, with amino-acid sequence MRPELKRKLDVQEFQSFYWLKEELQTFCRKNGMSASGSKIEITDRIAAFLQTGEIQKPLKKRKSPTNEAILTDLNLDTVITENHRCSQTVRAFFKSEIPKFHFSTYIQNYFRENVGKTYRDVVNAWYEEQERKKDLLFKKQIGSQFEYNQFIRDYFADPKNKGNHREDAIKAWYEIKKLPGSNKYKG; translated from the coding sequence TTGAGGCCTGAACTAAAAAGGAAATTGGATGTACAAGAATTTCAAAGTTTTTATTGGTTAAAAGAGGAATTACAAACTTTTTGTAGAAAGAACGGGATGAGTGCCTCTGGTTCTAAAATTGAAATTACGGATAGAATAGCAGCATTTCTTCAAACAGGAGAAATACAAAAGCCACTGAAAAAAAGAAAGTCTCCTACAAATGAAGCAATATTAACAGATTTAAATTTAGATACAGTAATAACGGAAAATCACCGTTGTAGTCAAACTGTAAGGGCCTTCTTCAAGTCAGAAATCCCCAAATTTCATTTTTCTACTTATATTCAAAATTATTTTAGAGAAAATGTAGGAAAGACATATCGTGATGTTGTAAATGCATGGTATGAAGAGCAGGAAAGAAAAAAAGACCTGTTGTTTAAGAAACAAATAGGCTCACAATTTGAATACAATCAGTTTATCCGAGACTATTTCGCAGATCCCAAAAACAAAGGGAATCATCGAGAAGATGCAATTAAAGCTTGGTATGAAATAAAAAAACTACCGGGTAGCAACAAATACAAAGGCTAA
- a CDS encoding NADPH:quinone reductase: MRAFVIEAYKKEPAFIDRPVPNVGSNEVLVRIHAASINPLDTKIRKGELKLLLHYDMPLTLGNDFAGTIIEVGKDVTKFNVGDEVYGRPRSNKIGTFAEYLSVHEHDIAIKPKNLSFEEAASIPLVGLTAYQALYDILKVKNNQKILIHAGSGGVGTFAIQLAKEMGAYVATTASEGSNLAKSLGADEVINYKIEKFEEVIKNYDAVIDSIGGATLEKSFLTVKKGGKIVSIAGTPNGRFAKKMGLGYFKKMLFSLASTKLTSLEKKHDVEYTFLFMKHSGQQLQVLSELLESGKIKPTIDRIFRFEEATKAINYVETGKAKGKVVLTIVE; the protein is encoded by the coding sequence ATGAGAGCATTTGTAATAGAAGCATACAAGAAAGAGCCAGCTTTTATTGATCGACCAGTACCTAATGTAGGCAGTAATGAAGTATTAGTTAGGATACATGCAGCGAGTATAAACCCACTTGATACAAAAATACGTAAGGGCGAATTGAAGCTACTGCTGCATTATGATATGCCATTGACATTAGGAAACGATTTTGCGGGGACGATTATAGAAGTGGGAAAAGATGTAACAAAATTCAATGTAGGCGATGAAGTTTATGGTCGTCCCCGTTCTAACAAAATTGGCACATTTGCAGAGTACCTATCAGTTCATGAACATGATATTGCTATAAAACCTAAAAATCTTAGCTTTGAAGAAGCTGCATCTATCCCTTTGGTTGGATTAACTGCTTACCAGGCGCTCTATGACATATTAAAGGTTAAAAATAATCAAAAAATCTTAATTCATGCTGGCTCTGGTGGTGTAGGAACTTTCGCTATACAACTTGCAAAAGAAATGGGAGCCTATGTTGCAACTACAGCTAGTGAGGGAAGCAATTTAGCAAAATCACTTGGTGCGGATGAAGTTATTAATTATAAAATAGAAAAGTTTGAAGAAGTTATAAAGAATTATGATGCAGTAATTGATAGTATTGGGGGAGCAACATTAGAGAAGTCATTTCTGACAGTAAAAAAAGGTGGGAAGATTGTTTCAATTGCAGGTACCCCAAATGGTCGTTTTGCAAAAAAAATGGGGCTGGGGTATTTTAAAAAAATGTTATTCTCATTAGCAAGTACTAAGTTAACTAGTTTAGAAAAAAAGCACGATGTGGAATACACTTTTCTTTTTATGAAACATAGCGGACAACAGTTACAAGTATTATCAGAACTTTTGGAGTCAGGGAAGATTAAACCAACAATTGATCGAATTTTTAGGTTTGAAGAAGCTACAAAAGCAATAAATTATGTGGAAACTGGAAAAGCGAAAGGGAAAGTAGTATTAACTATTGTAGAATAA
- a CDS encoding alkene reductase has protein sequence MSKLFEEVRIGNINIKNRIGMAPMTRSRALEDGTPSNLAVEYYGQRASVGLIISEGTQPSDDGQGYTNTPGIYTKAHIEGWKKVTSKVHSKDGKIFIQLMHVGRVSHPDNTPHHRQAVAPSAIAPNVEIFTAQGMKQIPTPRELTEEEIKDVINDFRLAARAAIEAGADGVEIHGANGYLIQQFISENSNHRQDAYGGSIENRSRFAIEVAKAVVEEIGAERVGIRFSPQGTLNGIEEGETSIEMYHYLIAELNKLKLAYLHIMHFGNEPLLQEIRKLWSQALLINRAGRPLDKLTVDLDNEVADVVTVGTWLIANPDFVERLKVNAQLNEPDRNTMYAGGAQGYTDYPFLIEEHN, from the coding sequence ATGAGTAAACTATTTGAAGAAGTGCGTATTGGAAATATTAATATAAAGAATCGTATTGGTATGGCACCTATGACAAGAAGTCGTGCATTAGAAGATGGTACACCTAGTAATTTAGCAGTTGAATATTATGGTCAACGTGCGTCTGTTGGCTTAATTATAAGTGAAGGTACTCAACCTTCTGATGATGGACAAGGGTATACAAATACACCAGGCATTTATACGAAAGCACATATCGAAGGGTGGAAAAAAGTAACATCTAAAGTTCATAGCAAAGATGGGAAAATATTCATTCAACTGATGCATGTAGGGCGTGTATCACATCCAGATAACACACCACATCATCGTCAGGCCGTTGCTCCTTCAGCCATTGCTCCTAATGTGGAAATTTTCACTGCACAAGGCATGAAGCAAATTCCTACTCCTAGAGAGTTAACAGAAGAAGAAATTAAAGATGTAATTAATGATTTTCGATTGGCAGCAAGAGCAGCCATTGAAGCTGGTGCCGATGGTGTCGAAATTCACGGGGCTAACGGTTACCTTATTCAACAATTCATAAGTGAAAACTCTAATCATCGCCAAGATGCGTATGGTGGTTCAATAGAAAATAGATCTCGATTTGCTATTGAAGTAGCTAAAGCGGTTGTTGAAGAAATCGGAGCCGAACGCGTGGGTATTCGTTTTTCACCTCAAGGTACATTAAACGGTATAGAAGAGGGAGAAACTAGTATCGAAATGTATCATTATCTAATCGCGGAGTTGAATAAGCTCAAGCTCGCCTATCTTCACATCATGCACTTTGGAAATGAACCATTGCTACAAGAAATTCGAAAGCTTTGGTCACAAGCACTTCTCATTAACCGAGCAGGACGCCCTTTAGATAAATTAACAGTAGACTTGGATAATGAAGTGGCTGACGTTGTTACTGTAGGGACTTGGTTAATCGCAAACCCAGATTTTGTGGAGCGTTTAAAAGTCAATGCGCAATTAAACGAACCTGACCGAAATACAATGTATGCAGGTGGTGCGCAAGGATATACAGATTACCCGTTTTTGATTGAAGAACATAATTAA
- a CDS encoding hydrolase, translating into MTTFKIPTESTFIEANETRFAYRKFGAASGIPVVFLVHFRGTMENWDPNMLAPIAQKRPVILFDNKGVGETNGQTPESITEMAQDAASFIKALGLNQVDILGFSIGGMVAQELALQEGHLIRRIIIAGSSPEAGVNPDSVIFERMTNHGGTENDNLNDFMFFFYRSTETSKAAGMASLQRIMNQKQFDSSAQVQAAQLKAIAKWAQPKTDHNYDWLKNIPHPVLVTNGIEDIMVPTKNSYILAEHLPNTQLIIYPDSGHGHLFQFPELFAENVNSFLDNTLL; encoded by the coding sequence ATGACAACATTTAAAATTCCAACAGAATCAACGTTTATTGAGGCGAATGAAACACGTTTTGCATATAGAAAATTTGGTGCAGCATCAGGTATACCTGTCGTTTTCCTTGTTCATTTTAGAGGGACAATGGAGAATTGGGATCCTAACATGCTCGCTCCAATTGCACAAAAAAGACCAGTGATTCTTTTTGATAATAAAGGGGTTGGAGAGACTAACGGTCAAACACCAGAATCGATAACTGAAATGGCACAAGACGCTGCTTCATTTATTAAAGCACTGGGTCTTAACCAAGTAGACATTCTAGGTTTCTCAATTGGAGGAATGGTAGCGCAAGAATTAGCCTTACAGGAAGGGCATCTCATTCGCCGTATTATTATAGCTGGATCGTCTCCAGAAGCTGGAGTAAATCCAGATTCGGTAATATTTGAGAGAATGACTAATCACGGTGGCACTGAAAACGATAATTTAAATGATTTCATGTTCTTCTTCTATCGTTCAACTGAAACAAGTAAAGCTGCTGGAATGGCGTCTCTCCAACGAATTATGAACCAGAAACAGTTTGATAGCTCTGCTCAAGTACAAGCAGCACAACTAAAAGCCATAGCAAAATGGGCCCAACCTAAGACGGATCATAATTACGATTGGTTGAAAAACATTCCTCATCCTGTACTTGTGACCAACGGGATTGAAGATATAATGGTACCAACAAAAAATAGTTATATTCTAGCTGAACATTTACCAAATACTCAGTTGATTATTTATCCAGATTCTGGTCACGGTCACCTGTTTCAGTTCCCAGAATTATTTGCTGAGAATGTTAATTCATTTTTAGATAATACATTGTTATAA
- a CDS encoding TetR family transcriptional regulator → MARNKEFDEQVVLKKAMELFWKQGYEKTSMQDLVNHMGIHRRSIYDTFGDKYSLFLASLKFYEVFVAEELTKIISNSSTVKIAIRNIFEYVVNLAEFEIYPAGCFAVNTAVELSLLDKDIQHLTTKMFNDTEELLNKLLKEGQNKGEIKNDLNTLVTAQFLHNNLIGLRVLVKTNYTKKELESIIDLILKVLE, encoded by the coding sequence TTGGCCAGAAATAAAGAATTTGATGAGCAGGTAGTTCTAAAAAAAGCGATGGAACTTTTTTGGAAGCAAGGATATGAAAAAACATCTATGCAAGATTTAGTTAACCACATGGGGATCCATCGAAGAAGTATCTATGATACATTTGGTGACAAGTACTCGTTATTCTTAGCTTCTTTAAAATTTTATGAAGTGTTTGTTGCAGAAGAATTAACTAAAATTATAAGCAATTCTTCAACAGTGAAGATAGCTATTAGAAATATTTTTGAGTATGTAGTCAATTTAGCTGAATTTGAAATCTATCCAGCAGGTTGTTTTGCAGTTAATACGGCTGTAGAGTTGTCTTTATTAGATAAAGATATACAACATTTAACTACTAAAATGTTTAACGATACAGAAGAGTTGCTCAATAAACTTTTAAAAGAGGGGCAAAACAAAGGCGAAATTAAAAATGATTTAAATACTCTAGTTACCGCTCAATTTCTGCATAATAACCTTATTGGTTTAAGAGTATTAGTTAAAACCAATTATACAAAAAAGGAATTAGAAAGCATTATTGATTTAATTTTGAAAGTGTTAGAATAG
- a CDS encoding ribosylpyrimidine nucleosidase, with translation MKEIGEYSMIRRPLIIDTDPGIDDAMMLTVAFANKDIFDIRLVTTASGNISQSKANYNAHAFLNYIKEDVTIARGLEQPMFRKLEVAEEIHGAFGFGKVEFPKVEVPENVRPAVAAMRETILASEEKVTIVATGPLTNVGALLLAHPEVKDHIETISWMGGAAQGGNKTAVAEFNAFVDPHAAQIVMQSGVPMSMCGLDVTHKAFVTQTEAKKILDIGTEFAQKAYDLVTYYLDVAKPTPFSEPHYADVLRFHDVSAIMYLLHPEFFKGTDYYVEMSTEGITAGATVVDLYNSTGNKPNVHVLHDVDREAFVKVFMGAVRTISDRLS, from the coding sequence ATGAAAGAAATAGGTGAATACAGCATGATAAGACGACCGTTAATTATTGACACAGATCCAGGCATTGATGATGCAATGATGCTAACCGTAGCGTTTGCCAATAAGGATATTTTTGATATTCGTTTAGTAACGACTGCATCGGGAAATATTTCGCAAAGTAAGGCGAATTACAATGCACATGCATTTTTGAATTACATTAAAGAAGACGTGACGATTGCACGAGGGCTGGAGCAGCCGATGTTCCGTAAGCTTGAAGTAGCAGAGGAGATACATGGTGCATTTGGTTTTGGAAAAGTAGAGTTTCCGAAAGTGGAAGTACCGGAAAATGTCCGTCCAGCAGTTGCAGCTATGCGTGAAACGATTTTAGCGAGTGAGGAGAAGGTAACGATTGTTGCGACAGGTCCCTTAACAAATGTCGGAGCATTATTACTAGCTCACCCTGAAGTAAAGGATCACATTGAAACGATTTCATGGATGGGTGGCGCAGCTCAAGGTGGCAATAAAACAGCCGTTGCCGAATTTAACGCCTTTGTAGATCCGCATGCCGCTCAAATTGTGATGCAATCAGGCGTACCGATGAGCATGTGCGGGTTAGATGTGACGCACAAAGCATTCGTCACGCAAACTGAAGCGAAAAAAATTCTAGACATCGGTACAGAATTTGCGCAAAAGGCTTATGATCTTGTGACATACTATTTGGACGTAGCGAAACCAACACCTTTCAGTGAGCCGCATTACGCCGATGTGCTCCGCTTCCATGACGTTTCTGCCATCATGTATTTACTGCATCCTGAGTTTTTCAAAGGAACTGACTACTATGTAGAAATGTCGACAGAGGGTATTACAGCTGGTGCTACCGTCGTAGATTTATACAATTCAACAGGCAATAAACCAAATGTGCATGTATTGCATGATGTTGACCGCGAAGCATTTGTTAAAGTATTTATGGGTGCAGTCCGGACAATTTCAGATCGACTATCATAA